A genome region from Rattus norvegicus strain BN/NHsdMcwi chromosome 17, GRCr8, whole genome shotgun sequence includes the following:
- the Tbc1d7 gene encoding TBC1 domain family member 7 isoform X3, with the protein MTDDSQRNFRSVYYEKVGFRGVEEKKSLEILLKDDRLGILPPHHDSHAQVMAYRKDQYSDVLHALTVVRFISDATPQGEVYLRMYQLESGKLPRSPSFPLELEDEVFLAIAKAMEEMVEDSVDCYWITRCFVKQFNNKYRDALPQLPRAFEQYLNLEDSRLLSHLKTCSAVSKLPYDLWFKRCFAGCLPESSLQRVWDKVVSGSCKILVFVAVEILLTFKIKVMALNSAEKITKFLENIPQDSSDAIVSKAIDLWHKHCGTPVHSA; encoded by the exons ATGACTGACGACTCTCAGAGAAACTTCCGTTCAGTCTACTACGAGAAAGTTGGCTTTCGTGGAGTTGAAGAGAAGAAATCACTGGAAATCCTCCTGAAAGATGACCGGTTGG GCATCTTGCCTCCACACCATGACTCTCATGCCCAGGTGATGGCCTATCGCAAAGACCAGTACAGTGACGTCCTCCATGCCCTGACAGTAGTCCGCTTCATCAGTGACGCCACGCCGCAGGGCGAGGTGTATCTCCGCATGTATCAGCTTGAGTCGGGGAAGTTGCCTCGAAGTCCTTCTTTCCCTCTG GAACTGGAGGATGAAGTCTTTCTCGCCATTGCTAAAGCCATGGAAGAGATGGTGGAAGACAGCGTGGACTGTTACTGGATCACCCGATGCTTCGTGAAGCAGTTCAATAACAAGTACCGGGACGCTTTACCTCAGCTG CCCAGGGCTTTTGAACAGTACTTGAATCTGGAAGACAGTAGGCTGCTGAGTCATCTGAAGACGTGTTCTGCGGTGTCCAAACTTCCTTATGACCTCTGGTTCAAAAGGTGCTTCGCGGGATGCCTACCCGAGTCCAGTTTACAGAG GGTCTGGGATAAAGTCGTAAGTGGATCCTGTAAGATCCTGGTTTTTGTAGCCGTAGAAATATTATTAACCTTTAAAATAAAGGTCATGGCGTTGAACAGTGCAGAGAAGATAACAAAGTTCCTGGAAAAC ATTCCTCAGGACAGCTCAGATGCCATCGTGAGCAAGGCCATCGACTTGTGGCACAAACACTGTGGGACCCCAGTCCATTCAGCCTGA
- the Tbc1d7 gene encoding TBC1 domain family member 7 (The RefSeq protein has 1 substitution compared to this genomic sequence), with protein sequence MTDDSQRNFRSVYYEKVGFRGVEEKKSLEILLKDDRLDIEKLCTFSQRFPLPSMYRVLVWKVLLGILPPHHDSHAQVMAYRKDQYSDVLHALTVVRFISDATPQGEVYLRMYQLESGKLPRSPSFPLELEDEVFLAIAKAMEEMVEDSVDCYWITRCFVKQFNNKYRDALPQLPKAFEQYLNLEDSRLLSHLKTCSAVSKLPYDLWFKRCFAGCLPESSLQRVWDKVVSGSCKILVFVAVEILLTFKIKVMALNSAEKITKFLENIPQDSSDAIVSKAIDLWHKHCGTPVHSA encoded by the exons ATGACTGACGACTCTCAGAGAAACTTCCGTTCAGTCTACTACGAGAAAGTTGGCTTTCGTGGAGTTGAAGAGAAGAAATCACTGGAAATCCTCCTGAAAGATGACCGGTTGG aCATTGAGAAGCTTTGCACATTCAGCCAGAGGTTCCCTCTCCCATCCATGTACCGTGTGTTGGTGTGGAAGGTACTGCTAG GCATCTTGCCTCCACACCATGACTCTCATGCCCAGGTGATGGCCTATCGCAAAGACCAGTACAGTGACGTCCTCCATGCCCTGACAGTAGTCCGCTTCATCAGTGACGCCACGCCGCAGGGCGAGGTGTATCTCCGCATGTATCAGCTTGAGTCGGGGAAGTTGCCTCGAAGTCCTTCTTTCCCTCTG GAACTGGAGGATGAAGTCTTTCTCGCCATTGCTAAAGCCATGGAAGAGATGGTGGAAGACAGCGTGGACTGTTACTGGATCACCCGATGCTTCGTGAAGCAGTTCAATAACAAGTACCGGGACGCTTTACCTCAGCTG CCCAGGGCTTTTGAACAGTACTTGAATCTGGAAGACAGTAGGCTGCTGAGTCATCTGAAGACGTGTTCTGCGGTGTCCAAACTTCCTTATGACCTCTGGTTCAAAAGGTGCTTCGCGGGATGCCTACCCGAGTCCAGTTTACAGAG GGTCTGGGATAAAGTCGTAAGTGGATCCTGTAAGATCCTGGTTTTTGTAGCCGTAGAAATATTATTAACCTTTAAAATAAAGGTCATGGCGTTGAACAGTGCAGAGAAGATAACAAAGTTCCTGGAAAAC ATTCCTCAGGACAGCTCAGATGCCATCGTGAGCAAGGCCATCGACTTGTGGCACAAACACTGTGGGACCCCAGTCCATTCAGCCTGA
- the Tbc1d7 gene encoding TBC1 domain family member 7 isoform X9, protein MTDDSQRNFRSVYYEKVGFRGVEEKKSLEILLKDDRLDIEKLCTFSQRFPLPSMYRVLVWKVLLGILPPHHDSHAQVMAYRKDQYSDVLHALTVVRFISDATPQGEVYLRMYQLESGKLPRSPSFPLVEIRAFRWNSILKVCVEASM, encoded by the exons ATGACTGACGACTCTCAGAGAAACTTCCGTTCAGTCTACTACGAGAAAGTTGGCTTTCGTGGAGTTGAAGAGAAGAAATCACTGGAAATCCTCCTGAAAGATGACCGGTTGG aCATTGAGAAGCTTTGCACATTCAGCCAGAGGTTCCCTCTCCCATCCATGTACCGTGTGTTGGTGTGGAAGGTACTGCTAG GCATCTTGCCTCCACACCATGACTCTCATGCCCAGGTGATGGCCTATCGCAAAGACCAGTACAGTGACGTCCTCCATGCCCTGACAGTAGTCCGCTTCATCAGTGACGCCACGCCGCAGGGCGAGGTGTATCTCCGCATGTATCAGCTTGAGTCGGGGAAGTTGCCTCGAAGTCCTTCTTTCCCTCTG GTGGAAATTCGGGCTTTTAGGTGGAACAGCATTCTAAAGGTGTGTGTGGAAGCTTCGATGTAA
- the Tbc1d7 gene encoding TBC1 domain family member 7 isoform X2 translates to MTDDSQRNFRSVYYEKVGFRGVEEKKSLEILLKDDRLDIEKLCTFSQRFPLPSMYRVLVWKVLLGILPPHHDSHAQVMAYRKDQYSDVLHALTVVRFISDATPQGEVYLRMYQLESGKLPRSPSFPLELEDEVFLAIAKAMEEMVEDSVDCYWITRCFVKQFNNKYRDALPQLPRAFEQYLNLEDSRLLSHLKTCSAVSKLPYDLWFKRCFAGCLPESSLQRVWDKVVSGSCKILVFVAVEILLTFKIKVMALNSAEKITKFLENIPQDSSDAIVSKAIDLWHKHCGTPVHSA, encoded by the exons ATGACTGACGACTCTCAGAGAAACTTCCGTTCAGTCTACTACGAGAAAGTTGGCTTTCGTGGAGTTGAAGAGAAGAAATCACTGGAAATCCTCCTGAAAGATGACCGGTTGG aCATTGAGAAGCTTTGCACATTCAGCCAGAGGTTCCCTCTCCCATCCATGTACCGTGTGTTGGTGTGGAAGGTACTGCTAG GCATCTTGCCTCCACACCATGACTCTCATGCCCAGGTGATGGCCTATCGCAAAGACCAGTACAGTGACGTCCTCCATGCCCTGACAGTAGTCCGCTTCATCAGTGACGCCACGCCGCAGGGCGAGGTGTATCTCCGCATGTATCAGCTTGAGTCGGGGAAGTTGCCTCGAAGTCCTTCTTTCCCTCTG GAACTGGAGGATGAAGTCTTTCTCGCCATTGCTAAAGCCATGGAAGAGATGGTGGAAGACAGCGTGGACTGTTACTGGATCACCCGATGCTTCGTGAAGCAGTTCAATAACAAGTACCGGGACGCTTTACCTCAGCTG CCCAGGGCTTTTGAACAGTACTTGAATCTGGAAGACAGTAGGCTGCTGAGTCATCTGAAGACGTGTTCTGCGGTGTCCAAACTTCCTTATGACCTCTGGTTCAAAAGGTGCTTCGCGGGATGCCTACCCGAGTCCAGTTTACAGAG GGTCTGGGATAAAGTCGTAAGTGGATCCTGTAAGATCCTGGTTTTTGTAGCCGTAGAAATATTATTAACCTTTAAAATAAAGGTCATGGCGTTGAACAGTGCAGAGAAGATAACAAAGTTCCTGGAAAAC ATTCCTCAGGACAGCTCAGATGCCATCGTGAGCAAGGCCATCGACTTGTGGCACAAACACTGTGGGACCCCAGTCCATTCAGCCTGA
- the Tbc1d7 gene encoding TBC1 domain family member 7 isoform X7, which yields MTDDSQRNFRSVYYEKVGFRGVEEKKSLEILLKDDRLGILPPHHDSHAQVMAYRKDQYSDVLHALTVVRFISDATPQGEVYLRMYQLESGKLPRSPSFPLELEDEVFLAIAKAMEEMVEDSVDCYWITRCFVKQFNNKYRDALPQLPRAFEQYLNLEDSRLLSHLKTCSAVSKLPYDLWFKRCFAGCLPESSLQRFLRTAQMPS from the exons ATGACTGACGACTCTCAGAGAAACTTCCGTTCAGTCTACTACGAGAAAGTTGGCTTTCGTGGAGTTGAAGAGAAGAAATCACTGGAAATCCTCCTGAAAGATGACCGGTTGG GCATCTTGCCTCCACACCATGACTCTCATGCCCAGGTGATGGCCTATCGCAAAGACCAGTACAGTGACGTCCTCCATGCCCTGACAGTAGTCCGCTTCATCAGTGACGCCACGCCGCAGGGCGAGGTGTATCTCCGCATGTATCAGCTTGAGTCGGGGAAGTTGCCTCGAAGTCCTTCTTTCCCTCTG GAACTGGAGGATGAAGTCTTTCTCGCCATTGCTAAAGCCATGGAAGAGATGGTGGAAGACAGCGTGGACTGTTACTGGATCACCCGATGCTTCGTGAAGCAGTTCAATAACAAGTACCGGGACGCTTTACCTCAGCTG CCCAGGGCTTTTGAACAGTACTTGAATCTGGAAGACAGTAGGCTGCTGAGTCATCTGAAGACGTGTTCTGCGGTGTCCAAACTTCCTTATGACCTCTGGTTCAAAAGGTGCTTCGCGGGATGCCTACCCGAGTCCAGTTTACAGAG ATTCCTCAGGACAGCTCAGATGCCATCGTGA
- the Tbc1d7 gene encoding TBC1 domain family member 7 isoform X1 codes for MTDDSQRNFRSVYYEKVGFRGVEEKKSLEILLKDDRLDVASWFLGKLKESRLWFPFVEDIEKLCTFSQRFPLPSMYRVLVWKVLLGILPPHHDSHAQVMAYRKDQYSDVLHALTVVRFISDATPQGEVYLRMYQLESGKLPRSPSFPLELEDEVFLAIAKAMEEMVEDSVDCYWITRCFVKQFNNKYRDALPQLPRAFEQYLNLEDSRLLSHLKTCSAVSKLPYDLWFKRCFAGCLPESSLQRVWDKVVSGSCKILVFVAVEILLTFKIKVMALNSAEKITKFLENIPQDSSDAIVSKAIDLWHKHCGTPVHSA; via the exons ATGACTGACGACTCTCAGAGAAACTTCCGTTCAGTCTACTACGAGAAAGTTGGCTTTCGTGGAGTTGAAGAGAAGAAATCACTGGAAATCCTCCTGAAAGATGACCGGTTGG ACGTAGCATCATGGTTTCTAGGTAAACTGAAAGAATCCCGGTTATGGTTTCCTTTTGTGGAAG aCATTGAGAAGCTTTGCACATTCAGCCAGAGGTTCCCTCTCCCATCCATGTACCGTGTGTTGGTGTGGAAGGTACTGCTAG GCATCTTGCCTCCACACCATGACTCTCATGCCCAGGTGATGGCCTATCGCAAAGACCAGTACAGTGACGTCCTCCATGCCCTGACAGTAGTCCGCTTCATCAGTGACGCCACGCCGCAGGGCGAGGTGTATCTCCGCATGTATCAGCTTGAGTCGGGGAAGTTGCCTCGAAGTCCTTCTTTCCCTCTG GAACTGGAGGATGAAGTCTTTCTCGCCATTGCTAAAGCCATGGAAGAGATGGTGGAAGACAGCGTGGACTGTTACTGGATCACCCGATGCTTCGTGAAGCAGTTCAATAACAAGTACCGGGACGCTTTACCTCAGCTG CCCAGGGCTTTTGAACAGTACTTGAATCTGGAAGACAGTAGGCTGCTGAGTCATCTGAAGACGTGTTCTGCGGTGTCCAAACTTCCTTATGACCTCTGGTTCAAAAGGTGCTTCGCGGGATGCCTACCCGAGTCCAGTTTACAGAG GGTCTGGGATAAAGTCGTAAGTGGATCCTGTAAGATCCTGGTTTTTGTAGCCGTAGAAATATTATTAACCTTTAAAATAAAGGTCATGGCGTTGAACAGTGCAGAGAAGATAACAAAGTTCCTGGAAAAC ATTCCTCAGGACAGCTCAGATGCCATCGTGAGCAAGGCCATCGACTTGTGGCACAAACACTGTGGGACCCCAGTCCATTCAGCCTGA
- the Tbc1d7 gene encoding TBC1 domain family member 7 isoform X4: MTDDSQRNFRSVYYEKVGFRGVEEKKSLEILLKDDRLDVASWFLGKLKESRLWFPFVEDIEKLCTFSQRFPLPSMYRVLVWKVLLGILPPHHDSHAQVMAYRKDQYSDVLHALTVVRFISDATPQGEVYLRMYQLESGKLPRSPSFPLELEDEVFLAIAKAMEEMVEDSVDCYWITRCFVKQFNNKYRDALPQLPRAFEQYLNLEDSRLLSHLKTCSAVSKLPYDLWFKRCFAGCLPESSLQRFLRTAQMPS; the protein is encoded by the exons ATGACTGACGACTCTCAGAGAAACTTCCGTTCAGTCTACTACGAGAAAGTTGGCTTTCGTGGAGTTGAAGAGAAGAAATCACTGGAAATCCTCCTGAAAGATGACCGGTTGG ACGTAGCATCATGGTTTCTAGGTAAACTGAAAGAATCCCGGTTATGGTTTCCTTTTGTGGAAG aCATTGAGAAGCTTTGCACATTCAGCCAGAGGTTCCCTCTCCCATCCATGTACCGTGTGTTGGTGTGGAAGGTACTGCTAG GCATCTTGCCTCCACACCATGACTCTCATGCCCAGGTGATGGCCTATCGCAAAGACCAGTACAGTGACGTCCTCCATGCCCTGACAGTAGTCCGCTTCATCAGTGACGCCACGCCGCAGGGCGAGGTGTATCTCCGCATGTATCAGCTTGAGTCGGGGAAGTTGCCTCGAAGTCCTTCTTTCCCTCTG GAACTGGAGGATGAAGTCTTTCTCGCCATTGCTAAAGCCATGGAAGAGATGGTGGAAGACAGCGTGGACTGTTACTGGATCACCCGATGCTTCGTGAAGCAGTTCAATAACAAGTACCGGGACGCTTTACCTCAGCTG CCCAGGGCTTTTGAACAGTACTTGAATCTGGAAGACAGTAGGCTGCTGAGTCATCTGAAGACGTGTTCTGCGGTGTCCAAACTTCCTTATGACCTCTGGTTCAAAAGGTGCTTCGCGGGATGCCTACCCGAGTCCAGTTTACAGAG ATTCCTCAGGACAGCTCAGATGCCATCGTGA
- the Tbc1d7 gene encoding TBC1 domain family member 7 isoform X8, which produces MTDDSQRNFRSVYYEKVGFRGVEEKKSLEILLKDDRLDVASWFLGKLKESRLWFPFVEDIEKLCTFSQRFPLPSMYRVLVWKVLLGILPPHHDSHAQVMAYRKDQYSDVLHALTVVRFISDATPQGEVYLRMYQLESGKLPRSPSFPLVEIRAFRWNSILKVCVEASM; this is translated from the exons ATGACTGACGACTCTCAGAGAAACTTCCGTTCAGTCTACTACGAGAAAGTTGGCTTTCGTGGAGTTGAAGAGAAGAAATCACTGGAAATCCTCCTGAAAGATGACCGGTTGG ACGTAGCATCATGGTTTCTAGGTAAACTGAAAGAATCCCGGTTATGGTTTCCTTTTGTGGAAG aCATTGAGAAGCTTTGCACATTCAGCCAGAGGTTCCCTCTCCCATCCATGTACCGTGTGTTGGTGTGGAAGGTACTGCTAG GCATCTTGCCTCCACACCATGACTCTCATGCCCAGGTGATGGCCTATCGCAAAGACCAGTACAGTGACGTCCTCCATGCCCTGACAGTAGTCCGCTTCATCAGTGACGCCACGCCGCAGGGCGAGGTGTATCTCCGCATGTATCAGCTTGAGTCGGGGAAGTTGCCTCGAAGTCCTTCTTTCCCTCTG GTGGAAATTCGGGCTTTTAGGTGGAACAGCATTCTAAAGGTGTGTGTGGAAGCTTCGATGTAA
- the Tbc1d7 gene encoding TBC1 domain family member 7 isoform X5, giving the protein MTDDSQRNFRSVYYEKVGFRGVEEKKSLEILLKDDRLDIEKLCTFSQRFPLPSMYRVLVWKVLLGILPPHHDSHAQVMAYRKDQYSDVLHALTVVRFISDATPQGEVYLRMYQLESGKLPRSPSFPLELEDEVFLAIAKAMEEMVEDSVDCYWITRCFVKQFNNKYRDALPQLPRAFEQYLNLEDSRLLSHLKTCSAVSKLPYDLWFKRCFAGCLPESSLQRFLRTAQMPS; this is encoded by the exons ATGACTGACGACTCTCAGAGAAACTTCCGTTCAGTCTACTACGAGAAAGTTGGCTTTCGTGGAGTTGAAGAGAAGAAATCACTGGAAATCCTCCTGAAAGATGACCGGTTGG aCATTGAGAAGCTTTGCACATTCAGCCAGAGGTTCCCTCTCCCATCCATGTACCGTGTGTTGGTGTGGAAGGTACTGCTAG GCATCTTGCCTCCACACCATGACTCTCATGCCCAGGTGATGGCCTATCGCAAAGACCAGTACAGTGACGTCCTCCATGCCCTGACAGTAGTCCGCTTCATCAGTGACGCCACGCCGCAGGGCGAGGTGTATCTCCGCATGTATCAGCTTGAGTCGGGGAAGTTGCCTCGAAGTCCTTCTTTCCCTCTG GAACTGGAGGATGAAGTCTTTCTCGCCATTGCTAAAGCCATGGAAGAGATGGTGGAAGACAGCGTGGACTGTTACTGGATCACCCGATGCTTCGTGAAGCAGTTCAATAACAAGTACCGGGACGCTTTACCTCAGCTG CCCAGGGCTTTTGAACAGTACTTGAATCTGGAAGACAGTAGGCTGCTGAGTCATCTGAAGACGTGTTCTGCGGTGTCCAAACTTCCTTATGACCTCTGGTTCAAAAGGTGCTTCGCGGGATGCCTACCCGAGTCCAGTTTACAGAG ATTCCTCAGGACAGCTCAGATGCCATCGTGA
- the Tbc1d7 gene encoding TBC1 domain family member 7 isoform X6, whose product MTDDSQRNFRSVYYEKVGFRGVEEKKSLEILLKDDRLDVASWFLGKLKESRLWFPFVEDIEKLCTFSQRFPLPSMYRVLVWKVLLGILPPHHDSHAQVMAYRKDQYSDVLHALTVVRFISDATPQGEVYLRMYQLESGKLPRSPSFPLELEDEVFLAIAKAMEEMVEDSVDCYWITRCFVKQFNNKYRDALPQLVAARSDILATGSE is encoded by the exons ATGACTGACGACTCTCAGAGAAACTTCCGTTCAGTCTACTACGAGAAAGTTGGCTTTCGTGGAGTTGAAGAGAAGAAATCACTGGAAATCCTCCTGAAAGATGACCGGTTGG ACGTAGCATCATGGTTTCTAGGTAAACTGAAAGAATCCCGGTTATGGTTTCCTTTTGTGGAAG aCATTGAGAAGCTTTGCACATTCAGCCAGAGGTTCCCTCTCCCATCCATGTACCGTGTGTTGGTGTGGAAGGTACTGCTAG GCATCTTGCCTCCACACCATGACTCTCATGCCCAGGTGATGGCCTATCGCAAAGACCAGTACAGTGACGTCCTCCATGCCCTGACAGTAGTCCGCTTCATCAGTGACGCCACGCCGCAGGGCGAGGTGTATCTCCGCATGTATCAGCTTGAGTCGGGGAAGTTGCCTCGAAGTCCTTCTTTCCCTCTG GAACTGGAGGATGAAGTCTTTCTCGCCATTGCTAAAGCCATGGAAGAGATGGTGGAAGACAGCGTGGACTGTTACTGGATCACCCGATGCTTCGTGAAGCAGTTCAATAACAAGTACCGGGACGCTTTACCTCAGCTG GTTGCAGCACGAAGTGACATTCTTGCCACAGGAAGCGAGTAA